From a region of the Pan paniscus chromosome 19, NHGRI_mPanPan1-v2.0_pri, whole genome shotgun sequence genome:
- the SRSF1 gene encoding serine/arginine-rich splicing factor 1 isoform X2, translated as MSGGGVIRGPAGNNDCRIYVGNLPPDIRTKDIEDVFYKYGAIRDIDLKNRRGGPPFAFVEFEDPRDAEDAVYGRDGYDYDGYRLRVEFPRSGRGTGRGGGGGGGGGAPRGRYGPPSRRSENRVVVSGLPPSGSWQDLKDHMREAGDVCYADVYRDGTGVVEFVRKEDMTYAVRKLDNTKFRSHETYLKRWIKNALD; from the exons ATGTCGGGAGGTGGTGTGATTCGTGGCCCCGCAGGGAACAACGATTGCCGCATCTACGTGGGTAACTTACCTCCAGACATCCGAACCAAGGACATTGAGGACGTGTTCTACAAATACGGCGCTATCCGCGACATCGACCTCAAGAATCGCCGCGGGGGACCGCCCTTCGCCTTCGTTGAGTTCGAGGACCCGCG AGACGCGGAAGACGCGGTGTATGGTCGCGACGGCTATGATTACGATGGGTACCGTCTGCGGGTGGAGTTTCCTCGAAGCGGCCGTGGAACAGGCCGAGGCGGCGGCGGGGGTGGAGGTGGCGGAGCTCCCCGAGGTCGCTATGGCCCCCCATCCAGGCGGTCTGAAAACAGAGTGGTTGTCTCTG GACTGCCTCCAAGTGGAAGTTGGCAGGATTTAAAGGATCACATGCGTGAAGCAGGTGATGTATGTTATGCTGATGTTTACCGAGATGGCACTGGTGTCGTGGAGTTTGTACGGAAAGAAGATATGACCTATGCAGTTCGAAAACTGGATAACACTAAGTTTAGATCTCATGAG ACATATCTGAAGAGATGGATTAAGAATGCTTTGGATTAA
- the SRSF1 gene encoding serine/arginine-rich splicing factor 1 isoform X1, whose amino-acid sequence MSGGGVIRGPAGNNDCRIYVGNLPPDIRTKDIEDVFYKYGAIRDIDLKNRRGGPPFAFVEFEDPRDAEDAVYGRDGYDYDGYRLRVEFPRSGRGTGRGGGGGGGGGAPRGRYGPPSRRSENRVVVSGLPPSGSWQDLKDHMREAGDVCYADVYRDGTGVVEFVRKEDMTYAVRKLDNTKFRSHEGETAYIRVKVDGPRSPSYGRSRSRSRSRSRSRSRSNSRSRSYSPRRSRGSPRYSPRHSRSRSHISEEMD is encoded by the exons ATGTCGGGAGGTGGTGTGATTCGTGGCCCCGCAGGGAACAACGATTGCCGCATCTACGTGGGTAACTTACCTCCAGACATCCGAACCAAGGACATTGAGGACGTGTTCTACAAATACGGCGCTATCCGCGACATCGACCTCAAGAATCGCCGCGGGGGACCGCCCTTCGCCTTCGTTGAGTTCGAGGACCCGCG AGACGCGGAAGACGCGGTGTATGGTCGCGACGGCTATGATTACGATGGGTACCGTCTGCGGGTGGAGTTTCCTCGAAGCGGCCGTGGAACAGGCCGAGGCGGCGGCGGGGGTGGAGGTGGCGGAGCTCCCCGAGGTCGCTATGGCCCCCCATCCAGGCGGTCTGAAAACAGAGTGGTTGTCTCTG GACTGCCTCCAAGTGGAAGTTGGCAGGATTTAAAGGATCACATGCGTGAAGCAGGTGATGTATGTTATGCTGATGTTTACCGAGATGGCACTGGTGTCGTGGAGTTTGTACGGAAAGAAGATATGACCTATGCAGTTCGAAAACTGGATAACACTAAGTTTAGATCTCATGAG GGAGAAACTGCCTACATCCGGGTTAAAGTTGATGGGCCCAGAAGTCCAAGTTATGGAAGATCTCGATCTCGAAGCCGTAGTCGTAGCAGAAGCCGTAGCAGAAGCAACAGCAGGAGTCGCAGTTACTCCCCAAGGAGAAGCAGAGGATCACCACGCTATTCTCCCCGTCATAGCAGATCTCGCTCTC ACATATCTGAAGAGATGGATTAA